The following proteins come from a genomic window of Halorussus halophilus:
- a CDS encoding zinc ribbon domain-containing protein, producing MTLPKIEAVSAYAPQFRITAEEFESAWGQFHAPGVEEKAVADADEDAVTMAYEAASRALDAAGRDGDDVAFFAFASTTPPFAEEDLTARLGGMLDVRDDATRHVFTGSTRAGTRALDAALSAGPWEDESSGVGLVVASDCPRGEPDSAEDHAAGAGAAAFVLGENDGAEITQRAEYANEYPGTRFRQSGSEAVEGLGVTSYDRQAFTETLGNAAERIEIGDDELDAAVVQAPNGKLPYRAAGALGVSTDGIQRGVTVHELGDTGAASVPLGLAKALARGDERVLAVAYGSGAGADALVVESASVEIPASLSLEGDDRINYPEYLRKRGEVTSGPPSGGGAYVSVPSWRRTLDQRHRLIAGKCPDCGALNFPPEGACNACKTLVESYDDVPLTGTGTVEAATTISQGGAPPEFAEQQAQSGDFGVAVVALDGPDGRSVSIPAQVVGPSAESVEIGDAIETTIRRIYTQEGVTRYGFKIRPKRTQ from the coding sequence ATGACTCTCCCGAAAATCGAAGCCGTCAGCGCGTACGCTCCCCAGTTCCGCATCACCGCCGAGGAGTTCGAGTCTGCGTGGGGGCAGTTCCACGCCCCCGGAGTCGAAGAGAAGGCCGTCGCCGACGCCGACGAAGACGCCGTGACGATGGCCTACGAGGCCGCGAGTCGAGCGCTCGACGCGGCAGGTCGCGACGGCGACGACGTGGCGTTCTTCGCGTTCGCGTCCACGACGCCGCCATTCGCCGAAGAAGACCTGACAGCGCGACTCGGTGGCATGTTAGACGTGCGCGACGACGCGACGCGCCACGTCTTCACCGGTAGCACGCGCGCCGGGACGAGGGCATTGGACGCCGCACTTTCGGCCGGACCGTGGGAAGACGAAAGTTCGGGGGTCGGCCTCGTCGTTGCCAGCGACTGCCCGCGCGGCGAACCGGACAGCGCGGAGGACCACGCCGCAGGTGCAGGTGCGGCCGCGTTCGTCCTCGGAGAGAACGATGGGGCCGAAATCACCCAGCGAGCAGAGTACGCCAACGAGTACCCCGGCACGCGCTTCCGGCAGTCCGGCAGTGAGGCCGTCGAAGGACTTGGCGTCACGAGCTACGACCGGCAAGCGTTCACCGAGACGCTCGGGAACGCAGCCGAACGAATCGAGATTGGAGACGACGAACTCGACGCCGCAGTCGTGCAAGCACCGAACGGCAAACTGCCCTACCGCGCGGCAGGTGCGCTCGGCGTAAGCACAGACGGAATTCAGCGCGGCGTGACAGTTCACGAACTCGGCGATACCGGTGCCGCCAGCGTTCCGCTCGGACTCGCAAAAGCCCTCGCGAGAGGCGACGAGCGCGTCCTCGCGGTCGCCTACGGGAGCGGTGCGGGCGCGGACGCGCTGGTCGTGGAGAGCGCCAGCGTGGAGATTCCCGCTTCGCTCTCACTCGAAGGCGACGACCGGATAAACTACCCCGAGTACCTCCGCAAGCGCGGCGAGGTGACTTCAGGCCCGCCTTCGGGTGGCGGCGCCTACGTCAGCGTCCCCTCGTGGCGGCGAACGTTGGACCAACGCCATCGCTTGATTGCTGGTAAATGTCCTGACTGTGGCGCGCTGAACTTCCCGCCGGAGGGAGCGTGCAACGCCTGCAAGACGCTGGTCGAGTCGTACGACGACGTGCCACTGACTGGCACCGGAACTGTCGAAGCCGCGACGACAATCTCGCAGGGTGGCGCACCGCCGGAGTTCGCCGAGCAACAGGCGCAGTCGGGTGACTTTGGCGTGGCCGTGGTCGCACTGGACGGCCCCGACGGTAGAAGCGTGAGCATCCCCGCACAGGTCGTCGGGCCGAGCGCAGAGTCGGTGGAAATCGGTGATGCTATCGAGACGACGATTCGACGAATCTACACGCAGGAGGGCGTGACGCGGTACGGGTTCAAAATCCGCCCGAAGCGAACGCAGTGA
- a CDS encoding thiolase domain-containing protein, with amino-acid sequence MRDAYLVGAAQTDFGSFPDESYRSLFRTAFERATESVPNGIDADDVDEAVVGTLGVGGRQLGLSGPAATEHVGLHGIPTTRVENACAASGYAVRQAVQAVRSGMADVVLAGGVEIMTDTSSDATKYWLGVSGETEWERLSGTTFAGVYAQMADAHMAEYGTTSEQLSHVAVKNHRNGAKNPHAQLGFECSLEDAESAQTVADPLTLYHCCPTTDGAAAALVVSEDVVTEYTDDPIRIAGVGAASDAVGLFQRDSYTGIESSQRAAETAYDRAGIEPGDLDFAEVHDCFSIAELLAYEDLGFCEPGQAGELAESGATALDGVIPVNTSGGLKSKGHPIGATGAGQVAEAFKQLSGEAGDRQVEGATRGLTHNVGGSGGAAVVHVFEKEREQEVAE; translated from the coding sequence ATGCGCGACGCCTACCTCGTCGGTGCGGCCCAGACTGACTTCGGGTCGTTCCCCGACGAAAGCTACCGGTCGCTGTTTCGCACCGCCTTCGAGCGGGCGACGGAGTCGGTGCCGAATGGCATCGACGCCGACGACGTGGACGAGGCCGTCGTCGGCACGCTCGGAGTCGGCGGCCGACAACTCGGACTTTCGGGACCTGCCGCGACCGAACACGTCGGCCTGCACGGCATTCCTACGACTCGGGTCGAGAACGCCTGTGCGGCCTCTGGATACGCGGTCAGACAGGCCGTTCAAGCCGTTCGCTCCGGCATGGCCGACGTGGTGTTAGCGGGTGGCGTCGAAATCATGACCGACACGTCGAGCGACGCCACGAAGTACTGGCTCGGCGTTTCGGGCGAGACCGAGTGGGAGCGACTCTCGGGAACCACATTCGCTGGCGTCTACGCCCAGATGGCCGACGCACACATGGCCGAGTACGGTACGACCAGCGAGCAACTCTCCCACGTCGCGGTGAAGAACCACCGCAACGGCGCGAAGAACCCCCACGCTCAGTTGGGCTTCGAATGCTCCTTAGAGGACGCCGAATCAGCCCAGACGGTCGCAGACCCGCTCACGCTGTATCACTGCTGTCCGACTACGGACGGGGCGGCCGCCGCTCTCGTCGTTAGCGAAGACGTCGTCACAGAGTACACCGACGACCCGATTCGAATCGCGGGCGTCGGTGCCGCGAGCGACGCCGTGGGACTCTTCCAGCGCGACAGCTACACCGGCATCGAGTCCTCCCAGCGCGCCGCCGAGACCGCCTACGACCGGGCCGGAATCGAACCGGGGGACCTCGACTTCGCGGAAGTCCACGACTGTTTCTCCATCGCGGAGTTGCTGGCCTACGAAGACTTGGGCTTCTGCGAACCGGGGCAAGCAGGCGAACTCGCCGAATCGGGCGCGACCGCCCTCGACGGCGTGATACCGGTCAACACCTCCGGTGGGCTGAAATCGAAGGGACATCCAATCGGTGCGACCGGCGCGGGACAGGTCGCAGAGGCGTTCAAACAGCTCTCAGGTGAGGCAGGCGACAGACAGGTCGAGGGCGCGACTCGCGGCCTGACTCACAACGTCGGCGGGAGCGGTGGTGCGGCCGTCGTTCACGTATTCGAAAAAGAGCGGGAACAGGAGGTGGCAGAATGA
- a CDS encoding sensor histidine kinase, producing the protein MGAALEIIAVVNWFGSGSYASCPFVCTAHLVVSTYDDNKASVFESGYSTSDGGAGLGLSIVRQLSEANGWDTSVADADNGGARFEFTRVRTE; encoded by the coding sequence GTGGGGGCCGCTCTGGAAATAATTGCCGTTGTCAACTGGTTTGGTTCCGGTAGTTATGCCTCGTGTCCCTTCGTCTGTACAGCCCACCTGGTCGTCTCGACGTACGACGACAACAAAGCGAGTGTCTTCGAATCGGGCTACTCCACGAGCGACGGCGGTGCCGGACTCGGCCTCTCTATCGTCCGGCAACTCTCGGAGGCCAACGGCTGGGACACGTCGGTCGCCGACGCAGATAACGGTGGTGCCCGCTTCGAGTTCACTCGCGTTCGGACCGAGTAG
- the paaK gene encoding phenylacetate--CoA ligase PaaK produces MPYNEVETASRDDLRALQDERLADVVEYAYENVEFYRDALDEAGVSPADVESVEDISKLPFTTKEDFRAEYPDGLFAVDHADVKRIHASSGTTGKPKIVAYSEDDLGVWREVMARSLYAAGIRADDVVQNAYGYGLFTGGLGFHDGAEELGACVIPTGGGNTSRQLDMLQDLESDVLSCTPSYCLYLAEVAEERGIDPTDLPLSTVVIGAEPFTDPMRKEIEEALDVTAVDVYGLSEIIGPGVSIECEHAQEGLHVWEDHFYPEVVDPETGEPVEEGERGELVLTTLTKQALPVLRYRTGDMTRLDYEKCECGRTAVRMDNVTGRADDLLIVRGVNVYPSQIEEVMLDLDAVAPHYRIDLRREGNLDQMEITVEYHEDFEDSPAELRDRIEARLDEILDVSPDDLSVVEPGDLERTEVGKVKRVFDHR; encoded by the coding sequence ATGCCTTACAACGAGGTAGAAACTGCCTCCCGCGACGACCTCCGAGCGCTTCAGGACGAACGACTCGCGGACGTCGTCGAGTACGCCTACGAGAACGTCGAGTTCTACCGCGACGCGTTGGACGAGGCTGGCGTCTCGCCCGCCGACGTCGAGAGCGTCGAGGACATCTCGAAACTCCCGTTCACGACGAAGGAGGACTTTCGTGCTGAGTACCCCGACGGCCTGTTCGCGGTCGACCACGCGGACGTCAAGCGGATTCACGCCTCCTCGGGAACCACCGGGAAGCCGAAGATCGTCGCCTACTCCGAGGACGACCTCGGCGTCTGGCGCGAGGTGATGGCGCGCTCGCTGTACGCCGCCGGAATCCGAGCGGACGACGTGGTGCAGAACGCCTACGGTTACGGCCTGTTCACCGGCGGTCTGGGGTTCCACGATGGCGCCGAAGAACTCGGTGCTTGCGTCATCCCGACCGGCGGAGGCAACACCAGCAGGCAACTCGACATGCTCCAAGACTTAGAGAGCGACGTGCTGTCCTGCACGCCGTCGTACTGCCTCTATCTCGCGGAAGTCGCCGAAGAACGCGGTATCGACCCGACCGACCTCCCGCTCTCGACGGTCGTCATCGGTGCCGAACCGTTCACCGACCCGATGCGCAAGGAGATAGAGGAAGCCCTCGACGTGACTGCGGTGGACGTGTACGGCCTCTCGGAAATCATCGGCCCGGGCGTCTCTATCGAGTGTGAGCACGCACAGGAGGGTCTTCACGTCTGGGAGGACCACTTCTACCCCGAAGTGGTGGACCCCGAGACTGGCGAACCTGTCGAGGAAGGCGAGCGCGGCGAACTCGTCCTCACGACGCTGACGAAGCAGGCTCTCCCCGTCCTGCGATACCGTACCGGCGACATGACCCGCCTCGACTACGAGAAGTGCGAGTGCGGCAGAACTGCGGTTCGGATGGACAACGTGACCGGGCGCGCCGACGACCTACTCATCGTCCGCGGGGTCAACGTGTATCCGAGCCAAATCGAAGAGGTCATGCTGGACTTGGACGCCGTCGCGCCCCACTATCGCATCGACCTGCGGCGTGAAGGCAATCTGGACCAGATGGAGATAACGGTCGAGTACCACGAAGACTTCGAGGACAGTCCCGCGGAGCTACGCGACCGCATCGAGGCGCGACTCGACGAGATTCTCGACGTGTCCCCAGACGACCTCTCCGTGGTCGAACCCGGCGACTTAGAGCGGACAGAAGTCGGGAAGGTAAAGCGCGTGTTCGACCACCGCTGA
- a CDS encoding LiaF transmembrane domain-containing protein: protein MATTSRYSGRRPASQTILGALVVLLGVLLLLNTTDLYDTGFLLDYVPSLFVLVGVYALLASDFRNVAGPLVIVLVAGAWQLVALDVVAAGDLAQLWPLLVVVFGVSILLGRVRAKTKAVGDEFVSAVALFGGSEKRATSKSFAGADLTALFGGVELDLRDAAIEGGSGPARISATAAFGGVEIVVPKDWNVQMDVLPLFGAAEDERPRREEEHEDVDLVVTGFAAFGAVSVND from the coding sequence ATGGCAACTACTTCACGATACTCTGGACGCAGGCCAGCTAGCCAGACCATCCTCGGTGCGCTCGTCGTTCTACTTGGAGTGCTACTCCTGTTGAACACGACCGACCTGTACGACACCGGCTTCCTGCTCGATTATGTCCCGTCGCTGTTCGTCCTCGTGGGCGTCTACGCGCTCCTCGCCAGCGACTTCCGGAACGTCGCGGGACCGCTAGTGATAGTACTGGTCGCGGGTGCGTGGCAACTCGTCGCGCTGGACGTCGTCGCCGCGGGCGACCTCGCACAACTCTGGCCACTGTTAGTCGTCGTCTTCGGCGTCTCTATCCTACTCGGCAGAGTCCGCGCGAAGACCAAGGCAGTCGGTGACGAGTTCGTCTCGGCAGTCGCGCTGTTCGGCGGGAGCGAGAAGCGCGCGACGTCGAAGTCGTTCGCTGGTGCGGACCTCACCGCCCTGTTCGGCGGCGTCGAACTCGACCTCCGCGACGCGGCTATCGAGGGCGGCAGTGGCCCCGCACGAATCAGCGCGACCGCGGCCTTCGGCGGCGTCGAAATCGTCGTCCCCAAAGACTGGAACGTCCAGATGGACGTGCTGCCGCTGTTCGGCGCGGCCGAGGACGAGCGCCCTCGCCGCGAAGAAGAGCACGAGGACGTTGACCTCGTCGTCACCGGGTTCGCCGCCTTCGGTGCCGTGAGCGTGAACGACTGA
- a CDS encoding PaaI family thioesterase, protein MPEISDEQRERIESDPFCETLGVELVALGPGVATTELTITDDLLNFHGTPHGGAVYSLADAAFAAASNAEGDTALALETNMSYLDAVEVGETLTADAERLHESRATASYDVTITDEAYERIAIFRGRVYMP, encoded by the coding sequence ATGCCCGAAATCTCCGACGAACAGCGCGAGCGAATCGAGTCGGACCCGTTCTGCGAGACGCTCGGCGTCGAGTTGGTAGCCCTCGGCCCTGGTGTGGCGACGACGGAACTCACCATCACTGACGACCTGTTGAACTTCCACGGGACGCCCCACGGCGGCGCGGTCTACTCGCTGGCGGATGCCGCTTTTGCGGCGGCTTCCAACGCAGAGGGCGACACCGCGCTCGCTCTGGAGACGAACATGTCGTACCTCGACGCCGTGGAAGTCGGCGAGACGCTGACTGCGGACGCCGAGCGACTGCACGAGAGCAGAGCCACTGCAAGCTACGACGTGACTATCACCGACGAAGCCTACGAGCGAATCGCCATCTTCCGCGGCCGGGTGTATATGCCGTAA
- a CDS encoding 3-hydroxyacyl-CoA dehydrogenase family protein, translated as MNVGVLGAGTMGHGIAQVTAMAGHDVTIRDIETEFVENGIDAIEENLQGGVERDKVTPAEKAATLEHISGTTDLQEAVEDADLVVEAVPEEMDLKKQTFEDVAEHAPEDAVIASNTSSMSVTEIVSTLDNPERGIGLHFFNPVHIMALVEVVVGEQTSDETVEFATNFVEDIGKTAVEVQDAPGFASSRLGVSLGVEAVRMVQEGVASPSDIDDAMELGYNHPMGPIELGDVVGLDVRLDILEHLREELGERFRPPQILRRKVRAGKLGKKTGEGFYVWEDGEIVGTSGDWGDEQ; from the coding sequence ATGAACGTCGGCGTACTCGGAGCCGGAACGATGGGGCACGGTATCGCACAGGTCACCGCGATGGCGGGCCACGACGTAACGATTCGAGACATCGAGACGGAGTTCGTGGAGAACGGTATCGACGCAATCGAGGAGAACTTGCAGGGTGGCGTCGAGCGCGACAAGGTGACGCCAGCGGAGAAAGCGGCCACGCTCGAACACATCTCGGGAACGACAGACCTCCAAGAAGCCGTCGAAGACGCAGACCTCGTGGTCGAGGCTGTCCCCGAAGAGATGGACCTCAAAAAGCAGACCTTCGAAGACGTGGCCGAACACGCCCCCGAGGACGCGGTTATCGCGTCGAACACCTCCTCGATGTCGGTGACGGAAATCGTGAGCACGCTCGACAATCCCGAACGCGGCATCGGTCTCCACTTCTTCAACCCGGTCCACATCATGGCGCTCGTGGAAGTCGTCGTGGGCGAACAGACCAGCGACGAGACTGTCGAGTTCGCCACTAACTTCGTGGAGGACATCGGCAAGACTGCCGTCGAGGTACAGGACGCGCCGGGGTTCGCGTCCTCCCGACTCGGCGTCTCACTGGGCGTCGAAGCCGTCCGGATGGTCCAAGAGGGCGTCGCCAGTCCGAGCGACATCGACGACGCGATGGAACTGGGTTACAACCACCCGATGGGTCCCATCGAACTCGGCGACGTGGTCGGACTCGACGTGCGACTCGACATTCTCGAACATCTCCGCGAGGAGTTGGGCGAGCGGTTCCGCCCGCCACAGATTCTCCGCCGCAAGGTCCGCGCTGGCAAACTCGGCAAGAAGACCGGTGAAGGCTTCTACGTCTGGGAAGACGGCGAAATCGTGGGGACGAGCGGCGACTGGGGTGACGAGCAATGA
- a CDS encoding enoyl-CoA hydratase/isomerase family protein has translation MSDSDEASDSIGSPEAVGAECETVNVAVGDQVEGVATVTLSRPDARNALNAQVRAELKDVLDAIEASDVRVVVLTGSEESGAFVAGADVNELRERGPFEQREASKRPRVYEYVDDLKQPVIGAINGHALGGGCELAQACDTRIAREGAKLGQPEINLGIMPGGGGTQRLPRLVGEGQAMRLILSGEIIDADEAHEIGLVDEVLGEDDFEERVYELAGRMAEKSPLALEFAKKAVKASSRMDLEQGIEHEAELFAQLFASEDKNEGIDAFFEDREPEWQGQ, from the coding sequence ATGAGCGATTCTGACGAAGCATCCGATTCCATCGGAAGCCCCGAAGCAGTCGGCGCAGAGTGCGAGACGGTGAACGTCGCAGTCGGCGACCAAGTCGAAGGCGTCGCCACCGTCACGCTCTCTCGACCAGATGCACGAAACGCGCTGAACGCACAGGTTCGCGCCGAGTTGAAGGATGTACTCGATGCAATCGAAGCCAGCGACGTGCGGGTCGTCGTCCTCACTGGCTCTGAGGAGTCCGGCGCGTTCGTCGCCGGAGCAGACGTGAACGAACTGCGCGAGCGCGGGCCATTCGAACAGCGCGAGGCCAGCAAGCGCCCCCGCGTCTACGAGTACGTGGACGACCTGAAACAGCCCGTGATTGGGGCAATCAACGGCCACGCCTTGGGTGGCGGTTGTGAACTCGCACAGGCCTGTGACACCCGTATCGCCCGTGAGGGTGCCAAGCTTGGCCAGCCAGAAATCAACCTGGGCATCATGCCCGGCGGCGGCGGCACCCAGCGACTCCCGCGACTGGTCGGCGAGGGCCAAGCGATGCGGTTGATTCTCTCGGGCGAAATCATCGACGCCGATGAAGCCCACGAAATCGGCCTCGTGGACGAGGTACTCGGCGAGGACGACTTCGAAGAGCGGGTCTACGAACTCGCGGGTCGAATGGCAGAGAAGAGTCCGCTGGCGCTCGAATTTGCGAAGAAAGCCGTCAAGGCGTCCAGTCGGATGGACTTAGAACAGGGCATCGAACACGAGGCCGAACTGTTCGCCCAACTGTTCGCCTCCGAAGACAAGAACGAAGGCATCGACGCCTTCTTCGAGGACCGCGAACCGGAGTGGCAGGGGCAGTAG
- a CDS encoding SDR family oxidoreductase → MPAALVTGASRGIGRAIAERFAHDGFDVAVNYVQSAQQARTVADDIGTRTDSEAVAVRADVSDAEEAEELVDATVEAFGCLDHVVNNAGIDQHVFTEDLSPADFDRVMDTNVNGAFNVTKAALGELRESEISPTPSVTNVSSILAYTGAPIECHYAASKAGLLGLTKSHAKDFAPKIRVNAIAPGHVETDMTADRSAEEKEEEMEAIPLEAFGQPADIANAAAYLRDAGFVTGETLNVNGGELMR, encoded by the coding sequence ATGCCAGCGGCACTCGTCACCGGGGCCTCGAGAGGTATCGGTCGCGCAATCGCCGAGCGATTCGCACACGACGGGTTCGACGTCGCGGTCAACTACGTCCAGAGCGCTCAACAGGCGCGCACCGTCGCCGACGACATCGGCACCCGAACCGACAGCGAGGCGGTCGCAGTTCGGGCAGACGTGAGCGACGCCGAAGAGGCAGAAGAACTCGTGGATGCGACTGTGGAGGCGTTCGGGTGTCTCGACCACGTCGTCAACAATGCGGGCATCGACCAGCACGTCTTCACTGAGGACCTCTCACCGGCGGACTTCGACCGGGTGATGGACACGAACGTCAACGGCGCATTCAACGTCACGAAGGCCGCGCTAGGGGAACTCCGCGAGTCAGAGATTTCGCCGACGCCCTCGGTGACGAACGTCTCCTCGATTCTGGCCTACACCGGCGCTCCCATCGAGTGTCACTACGCCGCCTCGAAAGCCGGACTGTTAGGACTCACGAAGAGCCACGCGAAGGACTTCGCCCCGAAGATACGAGTGAACGCCATCGCACCGGGTCACGTCGAGACCGATATGACCGCCGACCGTTCTGCGGAGGAAAAGGAAGAAGAGATGGAAGCCATTCCGCTCGAAGCGTTCGGCCAACCGGCGGACATCGCGAACGCCGCTGCCTACCTCCGAGACGCTGGCTTCGTCACGGGCGAGACGCTGAACGTCAACGGCGGCGAGTTGATGCGCTGA
- a CDS encoding helix-turn-helix transcriptional regulator: protein MRELEAHHLAEEIEDGVQLTLLGRLLYERYQSFASVADEVRRHAHLLSELPADAPITPDLLNKSDIVLPERHAPNRPVQRVTELVEGAEQVVALAPVALPAYVELFYEQIVDENLTAEFVFEPPVIEYLGTDYGEMLEEAAATGRFTATITDAELPFGLVVSEGERTGVAVIVYAEGGELRGIISNETPEALDWGREVYGYYRSDATRPDESN from the coding sequence GTGCGTGAACTGGAGGCTCACCATCTGGCGGAAGAAATCGAAGACGGCGTTCAACTCACGCTACTTGGCCGACTACTATACGAACGGTATCAGTCGTTCGCATCTGTCGCAGACGAAGTTCGCCGGCACGCTCATCTCCTCTCGGAACTCCCCGCCGACGCGCCGATAACGCCAGATTTACTCAACAAGAGCGATATCGTGCTTCCCGAGCGTCACGCGCCGAACCGCCCAGTCCAGCGCGTGACGGAACTCGTCGAGGGGGCCGAACAGGTAGTCGCACTCGCTCCGGTCGCGCTCCCGGCGTACGTCGAACTCTTTTACGAACAAATCGTCGATGAGAACCTGACTGCCGAGTTCGTCTTCGAACCGCCAGTTATCGAATACCTCGGTACCGACTACGGTGAGATGCTCGAAGAGGCGGCCGCGACTGGGAGATTCACGGCCACGATAACGGACGCGGAGTTGCCATTTGGACTGGTCGTCTCCGAAGGAGAACGAACCGGCGTCGCGGTCATCGTCTACGCTGAAGGCGGCGAACTTCGGGGCATCATCAGCAACGAGACGCCGGAGGCACTCGACTGGGGACGCGAAGTGTACGGGTACTACCGGTCGGACGCGACGCGACCGGACGAGTCGAACTGA
- a CDS encoding DUF7344 domain-containing protein, translating to MLGNRDGGELSGSSVPRAAKRDAIRSSLSSAMENSIRRHVLQYLDETDGSVELATLAAAVAESADGRNRDRIALELHHNHLPKLADTGFVEYDHRANVVVGTLPAWTESYLNSPTDC from the coding sequence ATGTTAGGAAATCGAGACGGGGGAGAACTGTCGGGTTCGTCCGTGCCGAGAGCGGCCAAGCGAGACGCCATCCGGAGTTCGTTGTCGTCCGCGATGGAGAACTCGATTCGGCGACACGTACTGCAGTATCTAGACGAGACGGACGGGAGCGTCGAACTTGCAACACTCGCGGCCGCCGTTGCGGAGTCGGCAGACGGACGAAACCGTGACCGCATTGCCCTCGAACTGCATCACAACCATCTCCCGAAACTCGCAGACACTGGATTCGTCGAGTACGACCACCGAGCGAACGTCGTCGTCGGGACGCTCCCCGCGTGGACAGAGTCGTACCTCAACTCCCCCACGGACTGCTGA
- a CDS encoding DUF2391 family protein: protein MNHREESEAHESESDSDMARPPENPDMTDLLGELETLEETVDDPDERQQVRETMRVARRVRPGAFGRVIRGFDRHDAAEAFVGSVLVGVPMAVEEGTLESGAFVAAHPFALVGTLLATLGLVVGVLYVAEIQQVEIYKPLFGVVPRRLLGVLTISYVAAVVMLTTWGRVDWTDPWLAICQTTVAFAPMALGAALGDILPGS, encoded by the coding sequence ATGAACCACCGCGAGGAGTCGGAGGCACACGAGAGCGAGTCTGACTCCGACATGGCCCGACCACCGGAGAACCCGGACATGACCGATCTGTTGGGGGAACTCGAAACGCTCGAAGAGACGGTAGACGACCCCGATGAACGCCAACAAGTTCGGGAGACGATGCGCGTCGCGCGTCGGGTTCGCCCCGGCGCGTTCGGCCGGGTCATCCGCGGATTCGACCGTCACGACGCCGCCGAAGCATTCGTCGGGAGCGTCCTCGTCGGCGTCCCGATGGCCGTCGAGGAAGGGACGCTCGAATCCGGTGCGTTCGTCGCCGCACACCCCTTCGCACTCGTCGGTACACTCCTTGCGACCCTCGGACTCGTCGTCGGTGTGCTGTACGTCGCAGAGATTCAACAGGTCGAAATCTACAAGCCACTGTTCGGCGTCGTCCCGCGCCGCCTTCTCGGAGTGCTCACCATCTCCTACGTCGCCGCCGTCGTGATGCTAACCACGTGGGGGCGCGTCGATTGGACCGACCCGTGGCTCGCGATTTGTCAGACGACGGTCGCGTTCGCGCCGATGGCGCTCGGTGCGGCACTGGGCGATATTTTGCCTGGCTCGTGA
- a CDS encoding RNA-binding protein, translating into MAEVPFHYVDLRTFCYATEDDKRVEQAIRTFLPEEFEVERAESKGHHGDRIVVFSARLERADEMRHVLSKLADLPNIESVLDELGNRVDDNCSFFLRLDKQAAYRGDVALGDGITFRAKVEAYPAKKEAAVENARETLERLR; encoded by the coding sequence ATGGCCGAAGTTCCGTTTCACTACGTCGATCTGCGGACGTTCTGCTACGCGACGGAAGACGACAAGCGCGTCGAGCAGGCGATTCGGACGTTCCTGCCCGAGGAGTTCGAGGTCGAGCGCGCCGAGAGCAAAGGACACCACGGCGACCGAATCGTCGTCTTCTCCGCGCGCTTAGAGCGCGCCGACGAGATGCGCCACGTCCTCTCGAAACTCGCCGACCTGCCGAACATCGAGAGCGTCCTCGACGAACTCGGCAACCGCGTAGACGACAACTGCTCCTTTTTCCTGCGACTCGACAAACAGGCGGCGTACCGTGGCGACGTCGCGTTGGGCGACGGTATCACCTTCCGGGCGAAAGTCGAGGCCTACCCCGCGAAGAAGGAAGCCGCGGTGGAGAACGCTCGCGAGACGCTGGAACGCCTACGCTGA
- a CDS encoding archaellin/type IV pilin N-terminal domain-containing protein has product MRETIRSRLTDRGQVGIGTLIVFIAMVLVAAIAAGVLINTAGFLQTKSEQTGQEASAQVSNRVVVTSAYGNVANERVEFVNLTVMRGAGADDINLSTATVEWIGPDTATTLVGSNATIVDEKYLIDPNADQFEISPIRDPGNSVPVLASQDDRFRLSINTAHYDDDGKGLQEGETASVKITTQYGAVTVYQVTVPPSLSQKKAVSV; this is encoded by the coding sequence ATGAGGGAGACGATTCGTTCCCGACTGACCGACCGTGGTCAGGTGGGTATCGGCACGCTCATCGTGTTCATCGCGATGGTGCTGGTCGCCGCAATCGCCGCAGGCGTCCTCATCAATACGGCGGGATTCCTCCAAACGAAGTCCGAACAGACCGGCCAAGAAGCCAGCGCGCAGGTGAGCAACCGCGTCGTCGTCACGAGCGCGTACGGTAACGTCGCAAACGAGCGCGTCGAGTTCGTGAACCTCACCGTCATGCGCGGTGCCGGGGCCGACGACATCAACCTCTCGACGGCCACGGTCGAGTGGATTGGACCGGATACGGCGACGACGCTCGTCGGGAGCAACGCGACCATCGTGGACGAGAAGTACCTCATCGACCCGAACGCAGACCAGTTCGAAATCAGCCCGATTCGCGACCCCGGAAACAGCGTGCCCGTGCTGGCCAGTCAAGACGACCGATTCCGTCTCTCCATCAACACGGCTCACTACGACGACGACGGGAAAGGACTCCAAGAGGGCGAGACAGCTTCGGTGAAGATAACGACGCAGTACGGCGCAGTGACGGTCTACCAAGTGACGGTGCCGCCGTCGCTCTCGCAGAAGAAGGCCGTCTCCGTTTGA